In the genome of Candidatus Pristimantibacillus lignocellulolyticus, the window CGTTGGTTGTTCTTGTAAGATGATATTGATTAAATCTTCGTGATGATGCATAAGTGAATGTCTCGATTGTTTCTTTTCACTTTGCAATTTCGCTGCTATATCTATTAGACTATTCTCAAGAATTTGTTCATCAATTGGCTTCAATAAAAAGTCACATACGCCATATTTAACTGCTTGCTGAGCGTATTTAAATTCATCGTAACCGCTTACAATGATGAACTTAGTTTTTAACTTCGCTTCGTGTACAACTTTATGAATTAATTGTAAACCATCACATTCAGGCATTCTAATATCAGTAATGACGACCTCTGGTTGGTGCTTTATTATAAAATGAAATGCATCCTCACCATTATCTTCTTCGCCAATTACTTCATACCCGCATGACTCCCAATCGATTATCGCTCGTAAACCTTGTCGGAAAAATAATTCATCATCTACTAATAAAATACGATACAAGCGCATCACCCCCACAATTAGACTACTATAATATGTTATTTATGCCAAGAATAAAGAAAGAGTCGATACGAAAATTAAGGCCTTCCTTAACTTAAATATCGACTCTAACAGAATTATTATATATTAATGATATTAATTATTGCTTAACATCGCAGTAGGTCTTTCGCAGTTACATGCTACTTTATAATGACGACCTTCAGCAGAAGCGATATGGAAACCATGCATAATTTCCAATACTTGCAATGCTAGTTCCCCGCTTGCGCGATGAGGACGATTCTCTTGAATTGCTTTTGCCATATCTAGTAACCCAATACCACGATCATTTTCGCTATATGGGTGTGTCAACATAACTTCTTCGAATTGATCACTACCTGCCTTGCGCAACTTAACTGGTCCACCGAAAGTATTGGGATCAGGAACTATGATCGATCCTTCACTTCCATAGATTTCGATATTAGGTAACGAGCTTCCACCCTTAACATCAAAACTCGTAACAAGTGTTGCCGTAGCCCCACTTTCAAAATCTATCACACCATTGATATGTGTTGGCGTTTCTACTTGAATCATTTCACCATATTGTGGCTCACTAGTAATTTTACGCTGTGGGTAAGAGATTACTGCTGATCCAGTTACACGTGTAATTGGGCCAAGTAACGTTATAAATGCTGATAAGTAATATGGTCCCATATCGAACATTGGACCTGCTCCTTTTGCATATAAAAACGAAGGATTAGGATGCCAGCTCTCTGGTCCGCCCGATAACATAAAAGCATTAGCTGCAATAGGTTGTCCAATTGCACCTTCATCAATAAGTTTTCGACAAGTTTGAATACCAGCACCTAATACCGTATCAGGTGCTACACCAACACGAAGCCCAAGTTGCCTAGCTTTATCAACAATAGCTTGTCCATCTTCAACCGTAACAGCCAAAGGTTTCTCGGAATACACATGTTTTCCTGCATCAAGTGCAGCAAGACTAACGCTTGCATGCACTTGCGGAATCGTTAAATTCAATACAATATCAATATCGGGATCAGCTAATAGTTGCTCTGTTGATAACACTTTTTCAACATTATATTTATCAGCTTTTGTTTGTGCCAATTCCCCATTCAAATCTGCTAATGCTACGATTTCAAGTTCTTCATAATGAACACAATTTACTAGATAGGCATCACTTATATTACCGCAACCAATAATCCCAACTCTTACCTTTTGCACGTTATGCTCCCCCGCTACACTAGAATAAATACAATAGGAATTTTTCTATTAACTCCTTATAATAACTATACTCTACTCGCATTTAGCAATTTCAACAATAACTTCTACTGCTTTTTGCATCGTATCAATGGATACAAATTCATACTTACCATGGAAATTCTCTCCACCGGCAAATATATTCGGAGTAGGTAAACCCATGTAAGATAAGCGTGAACCGTCCGTTCCACCACGAATGGGTTCAACGATTGGTGTAATGCCAACTTTAGTCATAGCTTCAAAAGCGCGATCCACAATTTCCATACGTGGTTCAAT includes:
- a CDS encoding Gfo/Idh/MocA family oxidoreductase, with product MQKVRVGIIGCGNISDAYLVNCVHYEELEIVALADLNGELAQTKADKYNVEKVLSTEQLLADPDIDIVLNLTIPQVHASVSLAALDAGKHVYSEKPLAVTVEDGQAIVDKARQLGLRVGVAPDTVLGAGIQTCRKLIDEGAIGQPIAANAFMLSGGPESWHPNPSFLYAKGAGPMFDMGPYYLSAFITLLGPITRVTGSAVISYPQRKITSEPQYGEMIQVETPTHINGVIDFESGATATLVTSFDVKGGSSLPNIEIYGSEGSIIVPDPNTFGGPVKLRKAGSDQFEEVMLTHPYSENDRGIGLLDMAKAIQENRPHRASGELALQVLEIMHGFHIASAEGRHYKVACNCERPTAMLSNN